A window from Roseofilum reptotaenium CS-1145 encodes these proteins:
- the hypF gene encoding carbamoyltransferase HypF, which translates to MKPKKSAEKTLEIRVRGRVQGVGFRPHVWHLAYELGLVGQVCNDGQGVRIQVSGEPEALSEFRQRLESQAPPLSQIETIEIQEQEQAVEFKDFAIVESVEGKTETQIAPDTATCAACMAEIYTPSERRYRYPFTNCTHCGPRLSIIRGVPYDRPSTTMANFPLCPECQREYDDPGDRRFHAQPIACPICGPKLWLESLTDKDRVGEPGKEIQQTISLIEQGKILAIRGLGGFHLACDATNEDAVNRLRERKRRFGKPFALMARDITVIRRYCRVSPAEEEALKSPAAPIVLLNAEGEERLPEAITPGVRTLGFMLPYTPLHLLLLETLDYPLVMTSANLSHEPQLISNTEAREKLMGLADTVLFHNRDIANRIDDSVVRIMAGKPRLLRRSRGYVPGAIALPPGCDRHSSLLAYGGELKSTFCLIQDCQAILSQHQGDLENLITYADYQKNLKLFRQLYDHKPQILVADLHPEYLSTKLAQEQAKTHQLPLIQVQHHHAHIASCFVENGIPLDHSPILGIALDGLGVGEEGTIWGGEFLLADYRGYQRLATLKSVSMIGGTKAILEPWRNTYAHLKTAFDWQILTEKFGHLELFDYFQNKPIALFEQMLQKRLNAPLASSTGRLFDAVSAAIGLCRDRALFEGQGAIELEMAVDRHLLSESDDDFAYPFDINLTHKLLYLDPSPMWLSLLEDLNQGASISLMATRFHKGLIQGMIQLVQKLIYNCQSDGLSIQHIALSGGCFQNRVLLEELTTKLEAKGYTCLAQAQVPCNDGGLSLGQGAIAISRMTG; encoded by the coding sequence ATGAAACCCAAAAAAAGTGCTGAAAAAACTCTAGAAATTCGAGTCCGAGGGCGGGTTCAGGGGGTAGGATTTCGGCCCCATGTTTGGCATTTAGCCTATGAGCTTGGGCTAGTTGGCCAGGTGTGCAATGATGGGCAAGGGGTACGCATTCAGGTGAGTGGAGAACCGGAAGCACTATCAGAATTTCGGCAACGGTTAGAGTCCCAAGCGCCTCCCCTGTCCCAGATAGAGACGATTGAAATCCAAGAACAAGAGCAAGCCGTCGAGTTTAAGGACTTTGCTATTGTTGAGAGTGTGGAGGGCAAAACCGAGACTCAAATTGCTCCCGATACAGCAACTTGTGCTGCTTGTATGGCAGAAATTTATACGCCTTCAGAGCGACGCTATCGCTATCCGTTTACGAACTGTACCCATTGCGGGCCAAGACTTTCGATTATTCGGGGGGTTCCCTACGATCGCCCCTCAACAACGATGGCGAATTTTCCGTTATGTCCGGAATGTCAGCGAGAATATGACGATCCGGGCGATCGCCGCTTCCATGCCCAACCGATCGCCTGTCCCATTTGCGGACCGAAACTTTGGCTAGAGTCCCTCACGGATAAAGATAGGGTTGGGGAACCGGGAAAAGAGATCCAACAGACTATTTCCCTGATTGAACAAGGCAAAATCCTTGCCATTCGGGGGTTAGGAGGATTTCATTTAGCCTGTGATGCGACGAATGAAGATGCTGTAAACCGCTTACGCGAACGAAAACGACGATTTGGTAAGCCTTTTGCATTGATGGCGCGGGATATTACGGTCATTCGTCGCTATTGTCGGGTGAGTCCAGCCGAAGAAGAGGCACTCAAGAGTCCTGCGGCTCCCATTGTGCTGTTGAATGCTGAGGGGGAGGAGCGTTTACCGGAGGCGATCACCCCTGGAGTAAGAACGCTCGGTTTTATGCTTCCCTATACTCCCCTGCATCTTCTACTACTTGAAACTCTGGATTATCCCCTGGTGATGACCAGCGCTAACTTATCCCACGAACCTCAGTTAATCAGCAATACAGAAGCCAGGGAGAAACTGATGGGATTAGCGGATACTGTATTATTTCATAACCGAGATATCGCCAATCGCATAGATGATTCTGTGGTGCGAATTATGGCAGGAAAACCCCGTTTATTGCGTCGCAGTCGGGGTTACGTTCCGGGAGCGATCGCCCTGCCGCCAGGATGCGATCGCCATTCAAGCCTCTTAGCTTATGGCGGAGAACTCAAATCCACCTTTTGCCTCATCCAAGATTGTCAAGCCATTTTATCCCAACATCAAGGCGATTTAGAAAACCTAATTACCTACGCAGATTATCAGAAAAATCTCAAACTTTTTCGTCAACTTTACGATCATAAACCGCAAATTTTAGTTGCCGATCTCCATCCCGAATATCTCTCAACCAAACTTGCCCAAGAACAGGCCAAAACCCATCAGTTACCCTTGATTCAAGTTCAACACCACCATGCCCATATTGCCAGTTGCTTCGTTGAAAATGGCATCCCTTTAGACCACTCTCCCATTTTAGGCATTGCTCTAGATGGCTTGGGAGTTGGCGAAGAGGGTACGATTTGGGGGGGAGAGTTTCTACTCGCAGATTATCGAGGTTATCAACGGTTAGCTACCTTAAAATCTGTGTCGATGATTGGCGGCACCAAAGCTATTCTCGAACCTTGGCGGAACACCTATGCTCACTTAAAAACTGCCTTTGATTGGCAGATCTTAACGGAAAAATTCGGTCATCTGGAATTATTTGACTATTTCCAGAATAAACCAATCGCTCTCTTTGAGCAAATGCTGCAAAAACGACTCAATGCACCCCTGGCAAGTTCGACGGGACGGTTGTTTGACGCGGTATCGGCAGCAATCGGCTTATGTCGCGATCGCGCCCTATTTGAAGGTCAAGGAGCGATCGAGTTAGAAATGGCAGTCGATCGTCATTTACTTTCAGAATCTGATGATGATTTTGCTTATCCCTTTGATATTAATTTAACTCATAAACTTCTGTATCTCGACCCTAGCCCCATGTGGCTTTCTTTATTGGAAGACTTGAACCAAGGGGCAAGTATCTCTCTGATGGCAACTCGCTTTCATAAAGGCTTAATCCAAGGGATGATACAGTTAGTGCAAAAATTAATCTATAACTGTCAATCTGATGGACTTTCCATTCAACACATTGCTCTCTCTGGAGGATGCTTCCAAAATCGGGTTTTACTCGAAGAACTGACGACTAAACTAGAAGCAAAAGGCTATACCTGTTTAGCTCAGGCACAAGTTCCCTGCAATGACGGAGGGTTATCCTTGGGGCAGGGTGCGATCGCGATCTCCAGAATGACAGGATAA
- a CDS encoding GrpB family protein — translation MRKVEVVPHNPAWRQMFEIESQKITKVLAENLIAIHHIGSTAIPNIYAKPIIDLLGEVKDIAKIDQYNVQMGGLGYEAMGEFGIPDRRYFPKHNSEGIRTHHLHFFAVGSEQVKRHLAFRDYLIAYPEIAQQYSNLKRKLAREFSDDIEGYMDGKDGLIKDIDRKAALWKAGEE, via the coding sequence ATGAGAAAAGTAGAAGTTGTGCCCCATAATCCCGCGTGGCGACAGATGTTTGAGATTGAATCCCAGAAAATCACCAAGGTTCTAGCAGAGAATTTGATCGCTATTCACCATATCGGTAGTACTGCTATTCCCAACATATATGCGAAACCGATTATCGATCTGTTAGGTGAAGTCAAAGATATTGCCAAAATCGATCAATACAATGTTCAAATGGGGGGACTGGGTTATGAGGCTATGGGTGAGTTTGGTATCCCCGATCGCCGATACTTCCCTAAGCATAACTCGGAAGGTATTAGAACGCATCATCTTCATTTCTTTGCCGTGGGTTCAGAGCAGGTGAAGCGTCATCTGGCTTTTCGAGATTATCTGATTGCTTATCCTGAAATAGCCCAGCAATACAGTAACTTAAAGCGGAAGTTGGCAAGGGAATTTTCTGATGATATTGAGGGTTATATGGATGGCAAAGATGGCTTGATTAAAGACATCGATCGCAAAGCTGCACTATGGAAAGCTGGAGAGGAATAG
- a CDS encoding oxidoreductase, which produces MSQTVLITGASSGIGKETAKILIQEGYTVYATARRVEKMEDLRKLGGIPIKMDITKEDEVLATVKQIKQNYQSVDVLINNAGFGMYGTIEDTSIEDARYQFEVNLFGLARLTQLILPDMREKRGGKIVNLSSMVGKIYTPMGAWYNATKHALEAWSDCLRIETQAFNIDVIIIEPGIIGTEFGEVFIEPMLKRSGNGAYQDLAQGFAKACHDVYDNPGNSSPPSTIAKIILRAIQAKHPKTRYVAGKMAVPMMWTRKWLGDRVYDWILTTMIRSS; this is translated from the coding sequence ATGAGCCAGACGGTTTTGATTACTGGAGCATCATCGGGAATTGGGAAGGAAACTGCAAAAATACTGATTCAAGAGGGCTATACGGTTTATGCTACTGCTCGACGGGTGGAAAAAATGGAGGATCTCCGAAAGTTGGGTGGGATTCCAATTAAGATGGATATTACTAAAGAGGATGAAGTTTTAGCCACAGTTAAACAGATTAAGCAGAACTACCAAAGTGTGGATGTTTTGATTAATAATGCCGGTTTTGGCATGTATGGAACGATTGAAGATACATCGATTGAGGATGCACGCTATCAGTTTGAAGTTAATTTATTTGGATTAGCACGTCTGACTCAGTTGATACTACCGGATATGCGAGAAAAGAGAGGGGGAAAAATTGTTAATCTGAGTTCGATGGTAGGCAAGATCTATACGCCTATGGGAGCTTGGTATAATGCGACGAAACATGCTCTGGAAGCCTGGAGTGATTGTTTACGAATTGAAACTCAAGCGTTTAATATTGATGTGATTATTATTGAGCCAGGCATTATTGGTACAGAATTTGGTGAGGTATTTATTGAACCGATGCTGAAGCGATCAGGTAACGGAGCTTATCAGGATTTAGCCCAGGGTTTTGCTAAAGCTTGCCATGATGTTTATGATAATCCAGGTAATAGTTCACCACCTTCAACGATCGCCAAGATCATTTTAAGGGCAATTCAGGCTAAACATCCCAAAACCCGCTATGTTGCGGGTAAGATGGCAGTGCCAATGATGTGGACGCGGAAATGGTTAGGCGATCGCGTGTATGATTGGATTTTAACCACAATGATCCGTTCGAGTTGA
- the mfd gene encoding transcription-repair coupling factor has translation MAFSSILRTLRRSPLTQELLTKLKGDNRTLALQGIPRFPKGLVASALSQAESRSLLVVTATMEEANRWTAQLEAMDWDVVLFYPTTEASPYESSPPEPEMVWGQMQVLAELVLGDLERQRAIVCTERALQPHLPPLEAFKPYALRLQKGDIWESKALDLKLSQLGYERVTSVETEGQWSRRGDIVDIFPVASELPVRLEWWATEGDGDAVEKIKELDPATGRSLDPVPEVILTPTAFTPIIEEALTDLGVENLPEFSSAYLGLAFDTPASLLDYLPEQCLIAIDEPSQCESHSDNWVQHVEEQYQTLKEAVTERSRSVEEMGKVPPIHRSFAQSLMQEQTYPCLHLSELAESNSGALNLSSRPVPVLPHQFAKLAQTLREEMKNRTLIFVVSAQPSRSVSLLQEHDCAAKFIPNPKDYQAIESLQVHYTPIALKYSGVAELEGFVLPTFRIMVVSDREFYGQHSLATPSYIRKRRRAASKQVDPNTLKPGDYVVHKSHGVGRFIKLEKLTVNDETREYLVIKYEDGLLRVAADQVGSLSRFRSTDGKRPTLHKLAGKTWEKTKNKVRKTIKKLAVDLLKLYAARSQQEGFAFPSDSAWQEELEDSFPYQPTPDQLKATQDIKRDMESPRPMDRLVCGDVGFGKTEVGIRAIFKAVTAGKQVAFLAPTTILTQQHYHTLKERFAPYPIEVGLLNRFRTPSERKEIQQRLATGELDVVVGTQALLSKEVKYRDLGLLVVDEEQRFGVNQKEKIKALKTQVDVLTLSATPIPRTLYMSLSGVREMSLITTPPPSRRPIKTHLAAYNLEAVRTAIRQELDRGGQVFYVVPRVEGIEEISTRIRETVPGVRLAIAHGQMAETELEATMLSFSNGEADVLVCTTIIESGLDIPRVNTILIEDAQKFGLSQLYQLRGRVGRAGIQAHAWLFYPDRRVLPEPAQKRLRAIQEFTQLGSGYQLAMRDMEIRGVGNLLGAEQSGQMTAIGFDLYMEMLQESIQEIQGQEIPKVDDTSIDLPITAFIPADYIPDIDQKMRAYRSVAAASCGDELRLIEMEWSDRYGTIPQPAQQLIQVMELKQLAKSLGFSRIKPNGKQHVVLETPMEEPAWNLLKEKLDRRFHARFIYSPKKVTVRGLGVFKPNQQLDQLINWFSQMQAVLTMNNE, from the coding sequence ATGGCCTTTTCCTCTATCTTGCGAACCTTGCGGCGATCGCCTCTAACGCAAGAGTTGTTAACTAAACTCAAGGGCGACAACCGTACTTTGGCGCTTCAGGGAATTCCCCGGTTTCCCAAGGGTTTAGTTGCGTCTGCCCTCTCTCAAGCCGAATCTCGCTCGCTGTTGGTGGTGACGGCAACCATGGAAGAGGCGAACCGGTGGACGGCGCAATTGGAAGCCATGGATTGGGATGTAGTTCTCTTTTATCCCACCACGGAAGCGTCGCCCTATGAATCCAGTCCTCCGGAACCGGAGATGGTTTGGGGACAGATGCAGGTGTTGGCGGAATTGGTGTTGGGCGATCTAGAGCGTCAACGAGCCATTGTCTGTACGGAACGGGCGCTACAGCCCCATCTGCCGCCCCTGGAAGCGTTTAAACCCTATGCTCTGCGGTTGCAAAAGGGCGATATTTGGGAGAGTAAGGCTCTGGATCTGAAGTTAAGTCAACTGGGCTACGAGCGGGTGACTTCCGTGGAAACCGAGGGGCAATGGAGTCGCCGAGGTGACATTGTAGATATTTTCCCCGTGGCTTCCGAGTTGCCGGTGCGCCTGGAATGGTGGGCAACGGAGGGGGATGGGGATGCGGTGGAGAAGATTAAGGAACTCGATCCGGCTACGGGGCGATCGCTCGATCCCGTCCCTGAAGTCATTTTAACGCCCACTGCGTTTACGCCCATCATTGAGGAAGCGCTAACCGATCTGGGTGTAGAGAACCTGCCTGAATTCTCCTCAGCCTATTTAGGATTGGCGTTTGATACGCCCGCTTCCCTGTTGGATTATTTACCGGAACAGTGTTTAATTGCGATCGATGAACCTAGCCAATGCGAGAGCCATAGCGACAATTGGGTGCAACATGTTGAAGAGCAGTATCAAACCCTGAAGGAAGCGGTTACTGAGCGGAGTCGAAGTGTCGAAGAAATGGGTAAAGTTCCCCCGATTCATCGCTCGTTTGCCCAGTCCTTAATGCAAGAGCAAACCTATCCTTGTTTGCATTTATCGGAATTAGCGGAAAGTAATTCTGGGGCGCTCAATCTCTCTAGTCGCCCGGTTCCCGTTCTCCCTCATCAGTTTGCCAAATTAGCGCAAACCCTGCGGGAGGAAATGAAAAATCGTACTCTAATCTTTGTGGTTTCTGCTCAACCCTCGCGATCGGTTTCCTTGCTGCAAGAACATGATTGTGCGGCTAAATTTATTCCTAATCCTAAAGATTATCAGGCGATCGAGTCTCTGCAAGTTCACTATACCCCGATCGCCCTCAAATATTCCGGAGTTGCGGAACTCGAAGGCTTTGTGCTGCCAACGTTCCGAATCATGGTAGTGAGCGATCGCGAATTTTACGGGCAACATAGCCTCGCCACCCCTAGCTACATCCGCAAACGTCGCCGCGCTGCCTCCAAACAAGTCGATCCCAATACCCTCAAACCGGGGGATTATGTGGTTCACAAAAGCCATGGAGTTGGACGCTTCATCAAGTTAGAAAAGCTGACGGTGAATGACGAAACCCGGGAATATTTAGTGATTAAATATGAAGATGGTTTACTTCGTGTCGCCGCCGATCAAGTGGGGTCATTATCTCGATTTCGCTCTACTGACGGCAAGCGCCCCACGTTACATAAATTAGCGGGTAAAACCTGGGAAAAGACGAAAAACAAAGTCCGCAAAACGATTAAGAAACTAGCGGTAGACTTGCTCAAACTCTATGCAGCGCGATCGCAACAAGAAGGGTTTGCCTTTCCCTCCGATTCCGCTTGGCAAGAAGAGTTAGAAGACTCGTTTCCCTACCAACCTACCCCCGATCAACTAAAGGCAACCCAGGATATTAAGCGGGATATGGAATCGCCGCGCCCCATGGATCGCTTAGTTTGTGGTGACGTGGGATTTGGCAAGACTGAAGTGGGAATTCGTGCCATTTTTAAGGCAGTGACGGCAGGGAAACAGGTGGCGTTTTTGGCTCCAACCACGATTTTAACCCAGCAACATTATCACACCCTCAAAGAACGATTTGCCCCCTATCCGATTGAAGTGGGATTATTAAACCGATTTCGTACTCCCAGCGAACGCAAGGAGATTCAACAACGGTTAGCCACGGGGGAATTGGATGTGGTGGTTGGTACTCAGGCACTGTTGAGTAAGGAGGTAAAATACCGAGATTTAGGCTTATTAGTGGTGGATGAAGAGCAACGGTTTGGGGTGAATCAGAAGGAGAAAATTAAGGCGCTCAAAACCCAGGTGGATGTCTTAACTCTCAGCGCTACACCGATTCCGCGCACGCTCTATATGTCCCTGTCAGGGGTGCGAGAGATGAGTTTGATTACCACCCCACCGCCCTCCCGTCGCCCGATTAAAACCCATTTAGCGGCGTATAATTTGGAGGCAGTCCGCACGGCAATTCGTCAGGAGTTGGATCGGGGGGGACAGGTCTTTTATGTGGTTCCCAGGGTTGAGGGCATTGAGGAGATCAGTACCCGGATTCGGGAGACGGTTCCAGGGGTGCGATTGGCGATCGCCCATGGACAGATGGCGGAAACGGAACTCGAAGCGACGATGCTCAGTTTTAGCAATGGGGAAGCGGATGTGCTAGTTTGTACCACCATCATTGAGTCCGGTTTGGATATTCCCCGCGTGAATACGATTTTAATTGAGGATGCCCAGAAGTTCGGCTTGTCGCAATTGTATCAGTTGCGGGGGCGCGTTGGTCGAGCCGGAATTCAAGCCCATGCCTGGCTATTTTATCCCGATCGCCGGGTATTACCGGAACCAGCTCAAAAACGGTTGCGGGCAATCCAAGAATTTACTCAGTTAGGTTCTGGGTATCAGTTGGCAATGCGGGATATGGAAATTCGCGGAGTCGGAAATTTATTGGGCGCGGAACAGTCCGGACAAATGACGGCGATTGGCTTTGATTTATACATGGAAATGTTACAGGAGTCGATTCAGGAAATCCAAGGGCAAGAGATTCCCAAAGTTGACGATACCAGCATCGATCTGCCGATTACCGCGTTTATTCCCGCAGATTATATCCCCGATATCGATCAGAAAATGAGAGCCTATCGCTCCGTAGCGGCGGCAAGTTGTGGTGATGAATTACGCTTAATCGAGATGGAATGGAGCGATCGCTACGGAACCATCCCCCAACCCGCTCAACAACTCATCCAGGTGATGGAATTAAAACAACTAGCCAAATCCCTCGGCTTTTCTCGTATTAAACCCAATGGAAAACAGCATGTAGTTTTAGAAACGCCCATGGAAGAACCGGCTTGGAATCTATTAAAAGAAAAACTCGATCGCCGCTTCCATGCTCGCTTTATCTACAGTCCCAAAAAAGTTACCGTGCGTGGCTTAGGTGTGTTTAAACCCAATCAACAACTCGATCAATTAATTAACTGGTTTTCCCAGATGCAAGCAGTCTTAACAATGAATAATGAATAA
- a CDS encoding ImmA/IrrE family metallo-endopeptidase codes for MSAKVTIAPEVLEWVRQRAGLDLDDLVTEFPKLKEWQQGEGDPTFTFKQLEKLAQKTHVPLGMLFLSTPPEEKLPIKDFRTLPGASLNRPSPDLLETIYTCQRRQDWYRNYLQSQEAEGAKAYVGSVTLKDDIAQVAAQIREAIGLSLEERKKMKDWEETWRVFIDKVERLGILVMVNGVVGNNTRRKLNPEEFRGFALVDPIAPLIFINGADTKAAQMFTLAHELAHVWLGEEGVSNVQISEVPGQKTIESWCNKVAAEILVPLSLFRGEYQNNEELMTEVKRLAKTYKVSSLVSLRRVYDLGIIDSKTLSENYIKELGILKKKNSNQDPTKKGGGNYYSNLNRKLGKRFFKAVVTNTLEEGTTFQEAFRVLDVSAPTFDRVAQSLRPD; via the coding sequence GTGAGCGCCAAAGTCACCATTGCTCCAGAAGTATTGGAATGGGTCCGCCAGCGTGCAGGGCTGGATCTTGATGACTTGGTGACAGAGTTCCCAAAGCTCAAAGAGTGGCAGCAAGGAGAAGGCGATCCAACTTTTACCTTTAAGCAGCTAGAAAAACTTGCCCAAAAAACTCATGTGCCACTAGGGATGCTTTTCTTGTCAACTCCCCCAGAGGAAAAACTTCCTATCAAGGATTTTCGTACTTTGCCTGGAGCCTCGTTAAATCGTCCTAGCCCTGACCTTTTGGAGACGATTTACACTTGCCAGCGCCGACAGGATTGGTATCGCAATTACTTGCAATCCCAAGAGGCAGAGGGGGCAAAAGCCTATGTGGGTAGTGTCACCTTGAAAGACGATATTGCCCAAGTGGCCGCCCAGATTCGTGAGGCGATCGGGTTGAGTTTGGAAGAGAGAAAAAAAATGAAAGATTGGGAAGAAACATGGCGAGTGTTCATTGACAAGGTTGAACGCTTAGGCATATTAGTGATGGTTAATGGTGTTGTGGGAAATAACACTCGTCGTAAGCTTAACCCCGAGGAATTCAGAGGATTCGCGTTAGTCGATCCAATTGCTCCATTAATCTTTATCAATGGGGCGGACACTAAGGCGGCACAAATGTTTACATTAGCCCATGAGTTGGCCCATGTTTGGCTGGGAGAAGAAGGGGTATCTAATGTACAAATAAGTGAGGTTCCTGGACAAAAGACAATCGAGAGTTGGTGCAATAAGGTGGCAGCAGAAATTCTCGTGCCACTGTCGCTTTTTAGAGGGGAATATCAGAACAACGAAGAGTTGATGACTGAGGTAAAACGACTAGCCAAAACATACAAGGTTAGCAGCTTGGTTAGCCTGCGGCGTGTTTATGATCTAGGAATCATTGACAGCAAAACTCTATCAGAAAATTATATCAAAGAGTTAGGGATACTTAAGAAGAAAAATTCAAACCAAGATCCAACCAAGAAAGGTGGGGGCAACTATTATAGCAATCTCAATCGCAAGCTGGGGAAGCGGTTCTTTAAAGCTGTTGTCACGAATACCCTTGAGGAGGGGACTACTTTTCAAGAGGCATTCAGGGTACTAGATGTTTCAGCCCCCACTTTTGACCGTGTTGCTCAGTCCCTTAGACCCGATTAA